tgtgtaggctatgaggaaacctctctggcaggtttttggatgaaaaccaaagcagaatatcccgagatagccgtaaaagcgctgaaaacgttgctaccatttcccaccacgtatctatgcgaggccaggttttcggcaatgcaactaagaccaaattgcgcaatcgactggacatttcaaacccactgagggtgtcactgtcttccatcacccccagatggaaccttcttgttgcagggaaacaagcacagggctcccactgattatattcgtaatgcacgtttagttcccatgttttgttacatattttgttaagcatgttcacacatgaaagatgtagcttcaagttgtttaatttaatttcacttcttcaagttcacgtttttcacatttttaagagtttgttaccttcactgttcatacataactggagctagttcttttcaagtaatgcatgaacaaaacggaacatggaacccccgaacccccccaccggtccgtgaaaaaaaaaatgggaatcaaaccggtccatacataaaaggttggggacccctggctTACATGACTAATCTTACAAATGTATCATAAGCTCGTTACTTAGGCCTATACATTTCCTCACTATCTTACTCaacctcttcctcatcttcaaATGTCTTCATCAATGATACCCCAAAACACTATGCAGGTATCATAGACTGCAAGACACTCACAAGTAGCAAAGAACAGACATGTTAAGACGAACTGAGTAGCCCAAGCCTATATGTAGTGCAGGGTTTGcgttgtccggtaattgccGGACATTGGCAATCATAACGTTAGCGTGCGCAGTCTGCACCATACTTAAGTCCAATTCACACCATATGATGTTTTgagatgagctgcaacattctaccagcaacttgatgcaacattctaaaaccttgcaactgtgactaGACATGGTGAATGTTTTGCGACGgcgtgcaacatctaattcacaccgCTGCAACCTCCTTTCAGCAACGCTTTCgtgtcattgcgaatctttggtgtgaattcgGCTTTAAACAAACGACATGAtgggttttagaagattaaatacaacccgaaactaaaaaacagaccagaccTCTATTGGAGACCGGCttttaacccaaacctgtagccacgccaagcgtttaaaagagacaggcgtctatttgGGACTCGGCTATTATTAAGTTTTACGGTATTAAAATATCATGACAAAATCTAACTAATGGCCCTGAATAATTTAACTGAAAATGAGCttcaaagggtgtgtgtgttttcataaaTACACAACTTTAGGTTGTGTGTGAGACAATCTTTCCAACTTTGCAAGACAACTTCAAAGATATATTGTAATGCCATGTTGTTGCTTGAGCAAATAAAAGTTCCACTGCTACAAGTTGTTAGGTCAAAAGGTGATCAGCATTTCTTTGTTAGATGGGTAGATCAATTCATGTCACATATAAATTACAATCAATACAAGTCAATGTTTCTATACTTGCCTGTCACTATGATCATACATATGCCCAGCTTCAAGGGTACATAAAAATATTTAGTCTCAGAGTATGTCTTTGTACAGATTTTGTGTGTTATGGGGAAAATGGTATGTCTTCCCTAAAATGGTGTTTAGAGCAGAAAATTCTCTTTTACTCCGTCACAGGGCTTGGAATAATAACCCTTTCTTGTCTATAGTGACAAACAGTAGGATTTACTATAGCATGCAGCTGACTAAGGCCTTTGATACAATGGGACCATCAATTCTCTGGGTGTCACATTAGGTATAAAACAGACCGCAGCCCCATAATCGGTACAGTCAAGCTCAGAATAACCGCAACCATGCACGGAAAGGTGAGTTGAGTTCCCAGGGTTGAAACAGTAGTCTTTttgcaaattatttttattcaaaAATTGGTTTATACATTTTGTTGTACGTTATGTTACATTAGTTAAACTAAATCCAGTGGTAGGATACTTTCAATTGCAGCCATTGGTCAGAAATAAACATTATTGGCCAAGTAATAATATACTGCAAAAACACTAGCTAATGTCACAGCAATTCAGTTAGGCTATGTTTAACATTTATATTCAGATATGTTTAACATTTTATCCATATTCAAGCAAGCTATTTTGTCTTGTTCAGATCATCTTCTACGAGGACAGGAACTTCCAGGGTCGGTTCTATGAGACCACCACTGACTGTCCCGACATGTCTTCCTACCTCAGCCGCTGCCACTCCTGCAGGGTGGAGAGCGGCTGCTTCATGGTCTATGACCGTCCCAACTTCATGGGTAACCAGTACTTCATGAGGAGGGGCGAGTACTCTGACTACATGCGCATGATGGGCATGAGCGACTGCATCAGATCCTGCCGCAACATCCCCATGGTAATCTTTTAAAACAATCTATATTCAGTCATTTCCATCTACATGATTAAAGTAATACATCCTTAATGTAAAACAACTACTCATCTCCAAAACAGCACAGAGGACAGTACAGAATGAGGATCTACGAGAGGGAGAACTTCGGTGGTCAGATGATGGAGCTGAATGATGACTGTGACTCCATCCAGGACCGCTACCGTATGTCTGACTGCCAGTCCTGCCATGTTATGGATGGCCACTGGCTCATGTATGAGCAGCCCCACTTCAGAGGTAGAATGATGTACATGAGGCCTGGCGAGTACAGAAGCTTCAGGGAGATGGGAATGAGCAACATGAGGTTCCAGAGCATGAGGCGCATCATGGATTCCTGTTAGGCATGGCATGTTTGCTAAAGCTGATGTAACAATCGTGTGTCAATAAAATATTTCACCCCTTGTAAAAGCAAAgcatttttatttattcttaCCATTTTCAAAATGATAAAGTAGAAGTATGCTTCCACTGTAAAACATCAAAATCCCAAAAAACACTGGTTTTGATGTATTATAATCCCACATTTTAAGTTTCTTCTAATAACTATTGTGCTCTAACATCTCTAAGCCATCAAGAATCTGTAAAATTGAGTGGACTCTGATCACATTGATCTACCCTCCAGGGTGACAAATGAAATGTTGATAGTTTCAGTTAGCTTCAACAGCTCTTAAAAACATCTCTACTACGCGCTGTGGCGCGTGGGTTGTcttgtgtctctgtctccctctttagATCATCCCGAGTGTGGGCCGATTGCGGGGCGGGGCAGGGCCTATATAAGACGGCCGCGTCCGAGGAGGAGGCCTCTCTTTTCGTTCCTCACTCTCGCCTCTCACAGAGCTGAACTTCTGGCAGCGTGGCACTGCGTCGTCGCCTCGCCTCGCCATTTTTCCTTTGTTTGAATTGTACTTTCGTTAAGTTAGCACTCACATACATATGTGAGTGCTACATAGGTTGTCTGTAAAGCACTTATCCTTTATTTCTATTTATCTGAGCGGGTGGTGTTTGGTGGCGGGTTATTGCATGTTATTAGAAACAGGCCCAGGGAGTGTAGAAGACTCGAGAAGACTCACATAAccttattgtcttttgtttaCAGTCAGGAGTCATCAGACCATGGTTTTCTTTTGAGTGTTCTTGTAACTAAACCTGAGCTATAAAAGCGCAGAAAACATGCCACCACCATCAGTATGaaaaatacagacagacaaacaatctACCGGAGTCCCATCAGGGAACTTCACACAATTGCAAAAACTACAGACAAAGCTATATGCTTACATACGAATGTGTTCAATGCACAGACCAAAACTCAGTCCACCAAACAAAATGAACCACAACTTGTGGCCATGTGGACTAATATAGATAACAAACAGTCTGACGTTCAACATTACTAAGGCATAATAGCCACACAAAAGGAGACAACCTCCAGCAAACGATTTGTAAtaaaaaatcaaaaacaattTTGGGACTGCCGCTGACTTAAGAGGTGTTAACTAGGGCCAAGGTGGTTCAAACGAGATCTTACAAACATGGGCCAATTAAGGTGCTGCCACCGGATTTAAATTGAGCAGTCAAATAAGTAGCCATACAAGTGGTTGCCATTCCCACTAGTCAAAATGGCTACCTACCATGAGGTGAacagaacaaacaaaacaaacattacTGCATTCCTATAATACATACAGCAACAAAGGAGATCAACACAAAAGTGGAGTGCAACAGTCACAACCAAAAGGTTCAACACAAGTAGAACAAATACAATTGCAACACAAAAAAAGAACCAACCAGAGTGATCTGCCACTACAACAAAATGGACACCATGTGGTCTTCAACCACATCTACAAGTTACTGTGATGTGTGTAGGGAACCAGTAACACAAAGTGATCTGACAAAATTGGGAAGCCATACCCACTAAACAAAGATTCACTGATCTGTGGAGTTCAAGTTCATAGCACATTATCAGACAAAGAATGTCACTCAATGTgcttaaaagaaagaaaacgaaAAGAttaacagtaataataatagtaaataAAGCCGCAAGTGGCAAtagcgggcccgagcacctgcagGCCGCAACACGTGACATTTCAGAATCCAAGAAAGCACCGACGTGGTccgtttgtgaaatgtacatatttgatgcttgcgctatttgtttttgcatgttattttctggcacatttacttgcttggccaggtgggggcacaatgcaaggcaggcccattgggtgtcatcataatcatattaacctgagaaatttcagaccattcattttaagcaaagaacatttctgatacactttttggttggccagatagtggcgctatgttaggcatggaaattacacatgtgaatatcctcacaataatgatatttaatattttgtttcagatcaatcagttAAGGTATTGCCTATTTCTGGGACATTTCCtggttggccaggtggtggcgacTAGTTAGGGGAATCAGTGGCGTCATGCCCATTGAAATaaagggggcacgtgccccctcggatttttcctccctgatattttttttgatcataactttgttcctattatgctccataataagccagagccTATAACGACTCAAATGTATTCTTGTGGATGTGTAATAAACCGTAGCAAAATAGCTGAAGACCGGTCAACATCAGCCCTTTTCCTAaaattggtgtctgtgtatgttcccgTAACAACTCACACGCGCATtgagcttgcaatgttttgcttgtgttgaactgttacagttaactttaggctacagtttgaacagctgaactgttacagttacagtttaaacagatacagtcaatggtgttgaagtggtaagtAGTCTAGCTAAGCAATAGAAAGTAGTGGAATTATGTGTGGTGTACCAGGGAATTTTGACTTGGTGATCAAAAAGTTAGAATTATGGATTTGGTGTTGGCCGCGAATTCAGAACATTacgttaacattagcctacatggtgtcagtgtaccgtagcctaggctaggctactcttacaaatatttggcagagtctcctggttcaattgtttccagtttcatagaaacgaggggtgttaaatttgcagtgactacaaaatccaacctataacattaggcctaccaaggcATCGCGTTGGATGTTTCTCCACTTGTTCTCTTCACGTATCTGGCAGCTAATCCATGTAGTGAAAAGGGATAGGCTACCCGTTCAAAAGGAGGCCTAAAGTTGTTTTATATAAATAGCATCGCTATGACCCTGATGTAGAGGGCAAGAAAGTATAATAGTCAATCTCATGTGCTCATAACTTAGGTTATTATCAGGTCACTTGCTCATGATTGGCAGGTAACTTACAAATGAGGTAGCCTATTGCTTCAATTTGCTTGCCATAATTGTaatgaaaaaatatattactagtagtaaaatattcaaatatttagtgttacttactcagcactgaaacctgtcaaatgtctttcaaagtccttcatcacatgaatcaagattaaaataatttaatttctgagcACCACAAAGCATGCTAAGCCAAGATTTAATCCCTTTCTACCGTATCCGTTTGATGCAttgaaaacagtaaaaaaaactttattaaCTGACAGCTAATCATGATATCGACGGAAAGATAGCGTTTCTGTGTTATTTAAGGCTTTATCCAACACCATCACTGCCTGTATTTGTTTGGCTGAATGGTAATTCACACCACACCCACAggcacccctccacccccacaagtacagggctccagagtgcgacAAATCTGCTCAGTGGGACTCATTTTTGCCATGACCGTTTCAAATAGTCCTACGTTAGCCTAATTACTgaagtaggctacatgcagCCTTTCTAGCCCTGCgtgctctcccactctctcattctccaacaatgtaggctactcgcCCCTCCACTCCGTGAATGCAGGTCGAATCAAACCTGTCATCTGGCTTCTTGTTGCGGTGTTGTTCAAGTTAGCAGCGTCATGATCATGGCAACTTATTTGTTCGAAACTAACCAATTTGAATACGTGCATTTACATTGTCCATTTTCCTCACCATGACGCAATGCATGGGgggaaaaactgcatttgaaTTTTATTAATGGTTCATAAACGTTGCATTTTTACAGAACCCCAAAATACAGGGGCGGTTCCTACTCAAATGCTGCCCTAGGCAGGATTACACTTTAGTGTTTGATACAACTCCTGCTTAGAGTATACTTCAACttcaaaaatgtgtcagccaaatgtaatgtaatgtaacttgAAGACAAACATTAGGTTTATCTTTTTTAGGATGTACAGTTCACAAATGTTTCGTGAACTTCAACTCATGTCTAGAGTATACTTCTATCTACCTATCTCAGATTGATATTtttaaactagggctgtcaatcgattaaaaaaagtaatctaattaattacatactctgtgattaattaatctaaatgaatcgcatatataatttttgctgtgaaagtatttaaaATTAATAATCATcagaataatcagcattagtgacattaaagttcaaaaactcttttattattattttaataatgaccATAATAagctatgatatgacctaatatactgaggaaataaattcaaaattgcttcgggaagaagttgtttttcacatacaaggtagctatttcaggccacagatataacctaggggacacaatgaaaataaattaacacttccctcaatgtcaacattatttctttgcattaatGTGTGACTTTAGAGTTCATGAACtacggtgatatgcaaattccttgctacagacattgcagaggactttattttaatcaacactttatttgtatcaacaccatcaggccattttttaaaagtaaatgtgcaatcaatgatctaggcagcacattttcttctctctccttcattttataGGCTAATGGATACTAACTAGAGCggctcagggtcaaaggtcatacggaatcgattaatctgcactatttattttaatcagttattttttctcaaattaattaatcggaattaatcagttattttgacagccctattttAAACCCATCATAAATCACTAACTGGTATAGCCTACAAATCAAATTCTATCATACTCACACAAACtgcgaggaagagagagatgtgctACCCAGAGTCTTATATTTGACGCTGACCTGGCTCTGACTCTGACCTTACATTGCGGCGCTTTGAAAATCTTTGGGTGCACCCAAATAATGTGCTGGTGCACCTACATTAAAAAGTTAGGAACACCAGTGCAACCGATCTAAAAAGTTTGTTGGGAGCCCTGAACTACCTACTTgcgtacacacaacacacttatGTCTCTTACCTGTAGCTTTCCTTGCTAGAAATCTATCCTATTGATAGCATGTCACAGTGATAGGCTACAAAATGTTGCATAATCTCCATCAGATTATTTTGTCTAGATCTTCCTCATCACAATTAAGTTTAATGTAGCCAATACATCATTCACAGATATTCATTGTGGAATCGCACTGATTCATTTTTAAAGTTGTAGTTATTGTATATGCGGCCAATGTGCAGATCTGTTCCTGCACTTTCATGCTATCTCTCTCACAATGGCATACACCACCAGGTGTTTCCCTGTCCCACTtcccctcacactctctctctctcacacacacacacacatacacacacatatacacacacacacagttcaatcCACCCATCTTAATTACTTGCATCAGTAGCCTAAGTCACTTATTTTACCTTATGATTTTATCATTGAAGGCAATGTTCATGTAGACATTAAGCCTGTTTGAGTTgtgattcactcggatctttcacccgtatctttaaattaacccatgagtcgcgagtcatacggctacgttgtcatgatggatctgtagacgagcgagtaggcTAGCTCCTcctcaaggtgaaaagcaattccacaacaaaagccattctttcacttctgaaataacattaaatgttctgcatgtagcctagacataattagatttggtgtatagatgtagcatattaaaatgcaattaggtcgtgcaGACAGTCCGAACTGCACGCTCATGAGCTGCTTGAGTATATCTACCCAGGTCAGTCGGATCAGGAGGGTgggccggttacgttatgttgttatgagtgcgagtcagccgaatcagccggctacgttgtcatgagtggatcagacgagcgagtaactcctcgtcaaggtgaaaagcaaattcacaacaaaagccatgctttcacttctgaagtaacatatgttctgcacgcatagcctattttaaaatgcaattaggtcacgaagacagtccgaaacattgcaaggtCTGTGAAgctgcttgagtaggctagcctacctgggtcagtcggatcagccgggcgggccggttacgttatgttgttatgagtacgagtcagccgaatcagccggctacgttgtcatggaTCTGTAGAcaagcgagtaactcctcgtcaaggtgaaaagcaaatccacaacaaaagccatgctttcacttctgaaataacatacaatgttctgcatgtaggcatagcctactttaaaatgcaattaggtcgtgaagacagtccgaaacattgcaagctctgcttggagctgcttgagtaggctagcctacccgGGTCAGTCGGACTCGGATAAGCTGGGCCAGTTACGTGCATTATGAGTCAGTCGATCATGAGTAGATCTGTAGACGAGCAGTAGCATTAGACATCATACACACAACCTGTTTCAAGTATCAGCATTTCCCTTATCTCATGGACTAAAATAACTAAATCAGGGTTGTTgaaaccagagccatataaaggtagagttgcgacaactccattgacgctaatgttccattttcttttttcaacAATGGCGGCCAATTgaaagcctcaaatagttcccgaaagcgcagcagtgcagttacagactgtagccaacatttcagactcagatttacattattggctcatccgaataataataataacagtaacaatagtaatagtagtaaagtaatagtattaataaccttattataataataaactatttatgtatcgactttgacagcttttctgctgctcagttttcatcagttccttatcaaataaattaaaagaggctaaagcccaataaatgtgccacacataataacctaatataagataaaccttgcctataccatttcaattaggcagcactaggcaacaccacgaacgagctgtcattaagtttttgcgtttgtagcctacaacttttatgacgtgaTGTGTCTTGGGAATTTAGCTTTAGCTGCTACCATCATGTCAACATAGTTGTAACGTTATGcacaatgctcatctaggctatggatttaagtggtttaattttaaaaagggcagctaaagtgggataaagtgcaactgcttccccaaaacaattcctccataactgtggatttaatcgttatgtggataactttcagtggactaaacacataaaaggtaagattttgttatcacaaagctagctggttcgttaaatatggcgaagcatatttacagccaactttgtacttgcagcagtgaaactgagtttgttgttaacattgttggtaacgtaaacgtttcttcagttaggagcaggactgtttttattttgcattcattttcattggcaaaagctagcctaatatgcatgagagaacctagatttgagggagctgcagctgttagcatcagcacggtcatattaacacagcagggcacactagcccagtgatgGCTAGTCCAGtgatgaaggatcgtgtaaaatccccatccccagaaagtttcaaaccaagcttgcgctgatgatgcatgatcactgatcaaattgctattttctgacatgATGCACACCATTCTCAGGTGCTCACCtgtctgaatctcaagctctttagcctagcatcttaatgctgttcacagcacggtgaatgacaaacgatgacaaaatgctgttcatgtttatgagtccatagcctggttatttatcgaaggacttacacacgttttatattttattatgatcactcgcattaccatggggttactaaatagataggcctaatgctacggttaacttagaatgcccaccattacaatggagatgttaaaaaacttttaaactttttttattctcccacgacgataggctaggcttggctaggtaattcgctcattagctcagatcagtgactaccagaggaaactcaaacaagtaatgttagactagcattgttacagtttctcgttgcaaaatcaaaatttcacaggagctccatgcgcttttgtaggctacacgcagtctcaaaaacactgtttacagcttttattgtaattgtttgtctattgtttattttatatagcgataatttagatacacttatggggtgggtgcaattgcgttttctaaagaatctcccgtcttgattttgtacagaaattaatattaagtgacacgtaaaagggcggaaaaaaggtcaccttatatagcaggctaagatataaggtctggaatttaattacagtgcatgaaaaagcactgtactgttcttccaaggcaacaacatcaacaacttattattattattccgcttaccactttttccgtacgcaatttctcttgaacagtttaacttagaaacttcgttcaaactttgtaacgtaggtcttcaaacggaccaagctgctatgtc
The sequence above is a segment of the Alosa sapidissima isolate fAloSap1 chromosome 2, fAloSap1.pri, whole genome shotgun sequence genome. Coding sequences within it:
- the LOC121700658 gene encoding gamma-crystallin M3-like, whose translation is MHGKIIFYEDRNFQGRFYETTTDCPDMSSYLSRCHSCRVESGCFMVYDRPNFMGNQYFMRRGEYSDYMRMMGMSDCIRSCRNIPMHRGQYRMRIYERENFGGQMMELNDDCDSIQDRYRMSDCQSCHVMDGHWLMYEQPHFRGRMMYMRPGEYRSFREMGMSNMRFQSMRRIMDSC